In Tistrella mobilis, the genomic window TCTGGCCCGCGCCGAGCCCAAGCAGCGCCCGGACGAGAAGCCAGACAAATTCGCCGAGCGCTATTCGCACTGGCAAAGCCGGTTCGAGATGTCACGCAGCGTCGCGGAAGTGATCGTGGCCAAGCAGCGCCACGGCCCGATCGGCACCGTGCGGCTGCATTTCGACCTGAACACCACCCGCTTCGGCAATCTGGATCGCGATCACGCGGCCCTGCTGGCCGCCAACGCCCCATCGAGCGAATGAGCACGCCGGCCACCACCCCTGCTTTTCCGGCAGCACCTGCGGCCCCGCCGCCGGCCTGGATCGAAATCGACCTCGCCGCGCTGGCCGGGAACCATGCGCGGCTCACCAGGCTGATGCGTGTGCACAACCCGGCCGCCGAGGTGGCGGGTGTGGTCAAGGCCAATGGCTACGGGTTGGGGGCAGATCTGGTGGGGCCCGCTCTTGCCAGGGCCGGCGCCCCGGCGCTGTTTGTCGCGCATCTGGCTGAGGGCGCAGCGCTCCGGCAGGCGCTGGCGGCGGATCCATACCAGCTCCAGCTCGCACGGCCTGTTTACGTCCTGAACGGCATCGCCGAAGGCGAAGCGGATGATTTCCTGGCCTTCGACCTCCGCCCGGTGCTGAACGGCCCGGATGATCTCGATCGCTGGACCCGTGCGGGGCGGACCCGGGGCAGGCCGCTCCCGGCAGCCCTGCATATCGACACCGGCATGAGCCGGCTGGGTTTCGACGAGGCCGGTTTCGCGGCCCTCGCCGCCGATCCCTCGCGCCTCGGCGGCGTCGATATCCGGATCACCATGAGCCATCTCGCCTGCGCCGATGATCCGGCCCATCCGCTGAATCGGCGCCAGCTCGACCGTTTCCTGGCCGTGGCTGCCGCTATCGGGCGGGGCCGGCTCAGCCTGGCCAATTCAAGCGGGCTGTTCCTTGGCCCAGACTTCCATTTCGATCTGGGCCGCCCGGGTGTCGCGCTTTACGGCATCAATCCGATACCGGGGCGCGCGAACCCGATGGCGCCGGTGGTCCATCTGAAGGCCCGGGTGCTGCAGGTGCGAACCATCGACAGCTTCGAGAGCGTCGGCTATGGTGCGGCAGCCCGCGCGCGGCCGGGCATGCGGGTCGCGACGCTTGCGATCGGCTATGCCGATGGCTGGCCCTGGTCGGCTGCAGGCAAGGGTGAGGTGATGATTGGCGGCCATCGGGCTCCGATCCTCGGCCGCGTGTCGATGGATCTGGTGACGGTCGATGTCAGCGCCCTGCCTCCATCGCTGATCCATGGCGGCGCCGTGGCGGAGCTGATCGGCAGTCATCGGGACATTGATGCGCTGGCAGAAGATGCCGGTACCATCGGCTACGAGATCCTGACCCGCCTGGGCCGCCGCTATGCCCGGCGGCTGGTGACGTCAGGCCAGACGCAGGTTTATCCGATTGGCGTGCCCACGCCGCAGACGGAGGTCGACCCCGCACCATGAACCCGCTTGCCGCTATCGGCCGGGCCCTGCTCTCCCTGTTCGAGACCGTAGGCCGCGTCGCGCTCTTCGTCCTCGTCGTGCTGCGCCACCTGGTGACCCCGCCGTTCTATTTCCGTGCCATGGGCCGGCAGGTGATGGAAATCGGCTATTACAGCCTGCCGGTGGTCGGGATGACCGCATTGTTCAGCGGCATGGTACTGGCGCTGCAAAGCTATACCGGCTTCGCCCGATTTTCGGCCGAAAGTGCCGTCGCAGGTGTGGTCGTACTGTCGATCACCCGCGAACTGGGGCCCGTTCTGGCCGGCCTTATGGTCGCCGGCCGGGTGGGTGCCGCGATCGCAGCCGAGATCGGCACCATGCGGGTGACGGAACAGGTGGACGCGCTGACCACGCTGCGCACCAATCCGTACAAATATCTGATCGTGCCGCGGGTTCTGGCGGCGACCCTGATGCTGCCGGTGCTGGTGCTGATCGCCGACATCATCGGCGTGATGGGCGGCTGGCTGGTCGGCGTGTACAAGCTGGGCTTCATCTCGACCACCTATCTGGTCAACACCTTCAACTTCGTCGAGCCGCTCGACGTCATCTCAGGCCTGGTGAAAGCGGCGGTATTCGGCTTCCTGATCGCAACCATGGGCTGCTATCACGGCTTCAACAGCCGAGGCGGTGCCCAGGGTGTGGGCAGCGCCACCACCAACGCGGTGGTATCGAGTTCGATCCTGCTGCTGATCTTCAACTACGTCATCACCGAGCTGTTCTTCGCCCGCTGAACCGCAGCCCCGTGCCCGAGGAGCCCCAGGCGACATGACCACCGCCACCCCGAAGATCGCGCTTGCCGGCGTGCACAAGGCGTTCGGCCGCAAGCAGGTGCTGCGCGGCGTGGATCTTTCGATCGATGCCGGATCGTCGCTGGTGGTGATCGGCGGCTCTGGTACCGGGAAATCGGTGCTGATCAAGTCGATCCTCGGCATCATTCATCCCGACAAGGGCTCGATCCGCATCGACGGCCGCGAGACCATGGGGCTGGGTGCCCGCGACCGCGAAGAGGTCATGGCCGGCATGGGCATGCTGTTCCAGGGCGGTGCGCTGTTCGACAGCCTGCCCGTCTGGCAGAACGTCGCCTTCGGCCTGATCCAGGGCAAGGGTATCGCCAGGCGCAAGGCGCGGGAGATTGCGATCGAGAAGCTGTCGCTGGTGGGCCTGGGTGCCGATGTCGCGGAACTGGCCCCGGCAGAACTGTCGGGCGGCATGCAGAAGCGCGTCGGCCTGGCCCGGGCGATCGCCACCGATCCCGACATTCTGTTCTTCGACGAACCGACCACCGGACTTGACCCGATCATGGCCGACGTGATCAACGATCTGATCCGCAATCAGGTGAAGCGCCTGGGCGCCACTGCCGTCACCATCACCCACGATATGGCGAGCGCCCGCAAGATCGCCGACCATGTGGCGATGATCTATCAGGGCCGGATCATCTGGCACGGCCCGGTGGAAGAGATCGACCACAGTGGCAACCCTTATGTCGACCAGTTCATCCACGGTCGCGCCGACGGGCCGATCCAGATGGAACTGCGCCGGCCCTGACGCGCGTCGGCGCGACGGATTCCGGGAACAGAGTCGATGGCCAAAGCCACCACGCATTTCGTCTGCCAGTCCTGCGGTGCCACCGCCGCGAAATGGGCCGGGCGCTGCGAAGCCTGCGGCGAATGGAACACCATGGTCGAAGAGGCCCTGCCCCAGCCGGTGGCGGGTGGCCGTGGCTCGGCCGTGGCATCGGCGCGGCGCGGCCTCTCCTTCGTCACCCTGGACGGGCCGGTCGAGGTGGTGCCCCGGCGGCGTTGCGGTATCGGTGAACTGGACCGGGTGCTCGGCGGCGGTCTGGTACCGGGAGCCGCGATCCTGATCAGCGGCGATCCCGGGATCGGGAAATCCACCCTGCTGATCCAGGCCCTGGCTGCCCTTGCCGGTAATGGCGTCGATGCCTACTACGTCTCGGGCGAAGAATCGGTCGATCAGGTGCGGCTCCGCGCCCATCGGCTGGGCCTCGACCGCTCGTCGGTGAAACTCGCCGCCGAAACCAATATTCGCGACATCGTCTCGACACTTGAGAAGATCCCGACAGACCGGCCGGCCGTGGCAGTGATCGACAGTATCCAGACCATGCGCCATGACGGGCTGGAAGGCGCACCTGGTACGGTGTCGCAGGTGCGCGCCTGCGGGCAGGAGCTGATCCAGCTCGCCAAGCGGCGCGGCATCGCGGTTGTCATCGTCGGTCATGTCACCAAGGAAGGCCAGATCGCCGGGCCCCGCCTGCTGGAGCACATGGTCGATACCGTGCTCCACTTCGAGGGCGAGCGCGGCCATGCCTATCGAATCCTGCGCGCCGTCAAAAACCGGTTCGGCGCCACCGACGAGATCGGCGTGTTCTCGATGACCGACCTCGGCCTGATGGAGGTGGAAAACCCCTCTGCCATCTTCCTGGGCGATCGCGACGAGAAGGTATCAGGCAGCGCCGTCTTCGCGGGGCTGGAAGGCACCCGGCCGGTCCTGGTCGAAATCCAGGCCCTGGTGGCCGCCTCGGCGCTCGGCACGCCGCGCCGCACCGTGGTCGGCTGGGATGGCGGACGTCTGGCCATGATCCTCGCCGTGCTCGACGCGCGGTGCGGCCTTTCGCTCGGGTCGAACGACGTTTACTTGAACGTCGCGGGCGGGTTGCGCATCCTTGAACCGGCCGCTGATCTCGCAGTTGCAGCAGCGCTGCTCTCGTCGCTCACCGACCGGGCCCTGCCCAAGGAAACGGTGGTGCTGGGCGAAGTGGGGCTGTCGGGCGAAGTGCGTGCGGTCTCGCAAATGGAGGCGCGGCTCAAGGAGGCCGCCAAACTGGGCTTCACCCGCGCCTTCGTTCCCAAGGCCGGCGCCAGCCGGCAGATGCCGGTCGAGATCAGGCCACTGAAACGCCTGGCTGAACTGGTCGAACTCTTCGTGGGGCCGAATGGCGAATACGCCCCCAAACCTGCCGGCGATCAGGCAGGCGACCGGGACGGCGCTGCCCGCCCCGGTCGGCGCGGCCAGCCGCGCGGAACGATCGATTGACGGATGCGGGCTCCTCTGCCTCCCCCGCTGCCCGCCCCTGTTGAAGGAAGACCCGGATGTCCCTGACGCTCGCCGACGTGGTTGTGCTCGCCATCGTCGCCCTTTCGACCCTGGTGGCATTGATCCGCGGCTTCGTGCGCGAGGTGCTGTCGATCGTCGCCTGGGTCGGCGCGGCACTGATCACGGCCTATCTCTTCGATCCGCTGCGCCCGCTTGCCGATGATTTCATCGCCAGCGAGACCGCCGGTGACATCGCCACCATCGCGGTGATCTTCCTGGTCTCGCTGCTGATCCTTTCGGTCATCACCCGTGCGATCGGCGATGTGGTCTCGGGCAGCCCCTTCACCTTCCTCGACCGCCTGCTCGGCGCCGGTTTCGGTGTCGCCCGCGGCCTGGCGGTGATGGCGGCCATCTATCTGGGCCTGCTCTGGGTCTGGGGCCCGAACGGCGAGCCCGAATGGGTACGCAAGTCGGAAACCCGTCCCGCGGTGGTCGAGGCGGCCCGGATCATTCAGGAACTGGTCCCCGAGCGCATGCGCAGCCAGTTCCTTGAGCGCGCCGACCAGGCGGCGGGCGCCGCGGCAGGGGCAGCCGGCGATGCGGTTCGGGGCACGCTGGGCAGTGCGATGCCGGGCATGCCGCGTGACACCGCGCCTGGAACGGCGCCCGCGCAGAACAACCCCTCGGGCAATGTTACCGGTGCAACCCCCTCCGGCGGTGAAATCGGTTACGGCGAAGGGCAGAGACATGATATGAACCGCCTGCTCGATGCGATCGAGCCCGCACCTGCGGGCGGCCAGGGCACGCAAGGCCAGGGCAACTGACGCATCCGGCTGACGGAGCGACCGCGAGCCCCAAGACGGTCGTCGAAATCGGTGCGAGGCGATGATCATCACCCATCCCTTCCGATCCGGGCCCGACGGCCGGGACCTGGTCCATGCAGATGAGGATCATCTGCGCGAGGAATGCGGCATCTTCGGCATTCACGGCCATCAGGAGGCTGCCCGTCACGTGGCCCTCGGCCTGCATGCCCTGCAACACCGCGGCCAGGAGGCCTGCGGCATCGTCAGTTACGACGGCGACCAGTTCCATCCCCACCGCGCAGTCGGCCTCGTCGGCGATGCCTTCGCCGACGAGCGGCTGATGGCGCAGATGGCCGGCAAAATGGGCATCGGCCATGTCCGCTACGCCACGACCGGCGGTGCGGGCCTGCGCAACATCCAGCCGCTTTATGCCGATTTCGCCTTCGGTGGCTTGGCGATTGCCCATAACGGCAATCTGACCAATGCGCTGACCCTGCGCAGCCAGCTGGTCCAGCGCGGCTGCATTTTCCAGTCCACCTCGGACAGCGAAGTGATCGTGCATCTGATCGCGATCAGCCTCTATACCGATGTGGTCGACAAGCTGATCGATGCCCTGCGCCAGGTTCACGGCGCCTATTCGATCGTGGCCCTGACCCGCGACAAGCTGATCGGCGTGCGCGACCCCTGGGGGGTGCGCCCGCTGGTCATCGGCAAGCTCGACGGCGCCATGATGCTGGCCTCCGAGACCTGCGCACTCGACATCATCGGTGCCGAATTCGTCCGCGACGTTGAGCCGGGCGAGATCGTGGTCATCGAGGAAAGCGGTCTGCGCTCGATCAAGCCCTTCCCGAAGACCGCCAGCCGGTTCTGCATCTTCGAGCACATCTATTTCGCCCGCCCGGACAGCGTGCTGGAAAATGTCAGCGTGTACGAAGCGCGCAAGCGCATCGGTCGCGAACTGGCGCAGGAAAGCATGGTCGAAGCAGATGTGGTCGTGCCGGTGCCGGACAGCGGCGTGCCGGCGGCACTCGGCTTCTCGGAGCAGAGCGGCATCCCATTCGACTACGGCATCATCCGCAACCACTACGTCGGCCGGACCTTCATCGAGCCGACCGATCAGATCCGGCATCTGGGCGTGAAGCTGAAGCACAACGCCAATGTGCCGATGATCAAGGGCCGGCGGGTCGTGCTGGTCGACGACAGCATCGTGCGCGGCACCACCTCGACCAAGATCGTGAACATGGTGCGCGAGGCCGGTGCGGCCGAAGTCCATATGCGCATCGCCTCGCCGCCCACCACCCACCCCTGCTTCTATGGCGTCGATACACCAAGCCGCGAGAAGCTGCTGGCAGCGCGCATGGACATCGAAGAGATGGCCCGGTTCATCAATGCCGACAGCCTGGCCTTCATCTCGATGGACGGGCTATACCGCGCAATGGGTGAAGAGGGCCGCAATCCGGTTCAGCCGCAGTATTGCGATGCCTGTTTCACCGGCGATTATGCGCTGCCCTTGACCGACGGACAGGTGGATGGCAGCGATGCCAAGTTCCGCCTGCGCAGCGATTTCGCCTGAGCAGGCAGCGCAGCTGCCGCCCCCACGAGCCTCCGGAGCGCCACCGATGACCGAAGACACCCAGCCCGCCGCCCTCGCCGATCGCCCGCTTGAGGGCAGGATCGCCCTGATCACCGGTGCGTCGCGCGGCCTGGGTGCAGCGGTCGCCGAACGCTATGCCATGGCCGGCGCCCATGTCATTCTTCTCGCCCGCACGGTCGGCGGCCTGGAAGAGACCGACGACCGTGTAAAGGCCGCAGGCGGCAGCGCCACGCTGGTGCCGCATGATCTGGCCGATCTCGACAAGCTCGACAGCCTGGGCCAGCAGATCTACGAGCGTTTCGGCCGGCTGGACATCCTGGTGGCCAATGCCGGGTTGCTCGGCAACATCTCGCCCATGTCGCAGCAGAAGCCGCGCGACTGGGATCGGGTGATGACGGTCAACGTCTCAGCCAATCAGCGGCTGATCCGCAATTGCGAGCCGCTGCTGAAGCTGTCGACGGCCGGCCGCGCGATCTTCGTCACCTCGCGCGCCGCCCGCCGGATCCGCGGCTACTGGGGCGCCTACGCCACCTCCAAGGCGGCGCTTGAGGCCATGGTGAAGACCTGGGCCATGGAGATCGAGAACAGCCGCATCCGCGCCAACCTGGTCGATCCCGGTGCCCTGCGTACCCGCATGCGTGCCACGGCCTATCCGGGCGAGGACAAGGATCTCCAGACCCCACCCGAGGCGATCGCCGAGTTGTTCGTGGATCTGGCCCTGCCCGGCCTGACCGCCAATGGCGAGATCTTCGTGGCCCAGACCGCGCCGCAGGCACCGGCCCATGGCCACGATCATCATGGCCATGATCATGGCCCCGGTTGCGGCTGCCATTGAACGTCAGCCCACACACAACCCGACGAATCTTCCGGGGCGCCTGACGGCGCCCCTTTTTCGTGGCCAACCGTCAGGCGCCGGGAAGTTCCTCGATGATCGCCCGCATCAGATCCTCC contains:
- the purF gene encoding amidophosphoribosyltransferase; this encodes MIITHPFRSGPDGRDLVHADEDHLREECGIFGIHGHQEAARHVALGLHALQHRGQEACGIVSYDGDQFHPHRAVGLVGDAFADERLMAQMAGKMGIGHVRYATTGGAGLRNIQPLYADFAFGGLAIAHNGNLTNALTLRSQLVQRGCIFQSTSDSEVIVHLIAISLYTDVVDKLIDALRQVHGAYSIVALTRDKLIGVRDPWGVRPLVIGKLDGAMMLASETCALDIIGAEFVRDVEPGEIVVIEESGLRSIKPFPKTASRFCIFEHIYFARPDSVLENVSVYEARKRIGRELAQESMVEADVVVPVPDSGVPAALGFSEQSGIPFDYGIIRNHYVGRTFIEPTDQIRHLGVKLKHNANVPMIKGRRVVLVDDSIVRGTTSTKIVNMVREAGAAEVHMRIASPPTTHPCFYGVDTPSREKLLAARMDIEEMARFINADSLAFISMDGLYRAMGEEGRNPVQPQYCDACFTGDYALPLTDGQVDGSDAKFRLRSDFA
- a CDS encoding ABC transporter ATP-binding protein; the encoded protein is MTTATPKIALAGVHKAFGRKQVLRGVDLSIDAGSSLVVIGGSGTGKSVLIKSILGIIHPDKGSIRIDGRETMGLGARDREEVMAGMGMLFQGGALFDSLPVWQNVAFGLIQGKGIARRKAREIAIEKLSLVGLGADVAELAPAELSGGMQKRVGLARAIATDPDILFFDEPTTGLDPIMADVINDLIRNQVKRLGATAVTITHDMASARKIADHVAMIYQGRIIWHGPVEEIDHSGNPYVDQFIHGRADGPIQMELRRP
- a CDS encoding SDR family NAD(P)-dependent oxidoreductase is translated as MTEDTQPAALADRPLEGRIALITGASRGLGAAVAERYAMAGAHVILLARTVGGLEETDDRVKAAGGSATLVPHDLADLDKLDSLGQQIYERFGRLDILVANAGLLGNISPMSQQKPRDWDRVMTVNVSANQRLIRNCEPLLKLSTAGRAIFVTSRAARRIRGYWGAYATSKAALEAMVKTWAMEIENSRIRANLVDPGALRTRMRATAYPGEDKDLQTPPEAIAELFVDLALPGLTANGEIFVAQTAPQAPAHGHDHHGHDHGPGCGCH
- the radA gene encoding DNA repair protein RadA, with the protein product MAKATTHFVCQSCGATAAKWAGRCEACGEWNTMVEEALPQPVAGGRGSAVASARRGLSFVTLDGPVEVVPRRRCGIGELDRVLGGGLVPGAAILISGDPGIGKSTLLIQALAALAGNGVDAYYVSGEESVDQVRLRAHRLGLDRSSVKLAAETNIRDIVSTLEKIPTDRPAVAVIDSIQTMRHDGLEGAPGTVSQVRACGQELIQLAKRRGIAVVIVGHVTKEGQIAGPRLLEHMVDTVLHFEGERGHAYRILRAVKNRFGATDEIGVFSMTDLGLMEVENPSAIFLGDRDEKVSGSAVFAGLEGTRPVLVEIQALVAASALGTPRRTVVGWDGGRLAMILAVLDARCGLSLGSNDVYLNVAGGLRILEPAADLAVAAALLSSLTDRALPKETVVLGEVGLSGEVRAVSQMEARLKEAAKLGFTRAFVPKAGASRQMPVEIRPLKRLAELVELFVGPNGEYAPKPAGDQAGDRDGAARPGRRGQPRGTID
- a CDS encoding ABC transporter permease, whose translation is MNPLAAIGRALLSLFETVGRVALFVLVVLRHLVTPPFYFRAMGRQVMEIGYYSLPVVGMTALFSGMVLALQSYTGFARFSAESAVAGVVVLSITRELGPVLAGLMVAGRVGAAIAAEIGTMRVTEQVDALTTLRTNPYKYLIVPRVLAATLMLPVLVLIADIIGVMGGWLVGVYKLGFISTTYLVNTFNFVEPLDVISGLVKAAVFGFLIATMGCYHGFNSRGGAQGVGSATTNAVVSSSILLLIFNYVITELFFAR
- the alr gene encoding alanine racemase, with amino-acid sequence MSTPATTPAFPAAPAAPPPAWIEIDLAALAGNHARLTRLMRVHNPAAEVAGVVKANGYGLGADLVGPALARAGAPALFVAHLAEGAALRQALAADPYQLQLARPVYVLNGIAEGEADDFLAFDLRPVLNGPDDLDRWTRAGRTRGRPLPAALHIDTGMSRLGFDEAGFAALAADPSRLGGVDIRITMSHLACADDPAHPLNRRQLDRFLAVAAAIGRGRLSLANSSGLFLGPDFHFDLGRPGVALYGINPIPGRANPMAPVVHLKARVLQVRTIDSFESVGYGAAARARPGMRVATLAIGYADGWPWSAAGKGEVMIGGHRAPILGRVSMDLVTVDVSALPPSLIHGGAVAELIGSHRDIDALAEDAGTIGYEILTRLGRRYARRLVTSGQTQVYPIGVPTPQTEVDPAP
- a CDS encoding CvpA family protein, whose translation is MSLTLADVVVLAIVALSTLVALIRGFVREVLSIVAWVGAALITAYLFDPLRPLADDFIASETAGDIATIAVIFLVSLLILSVITRAIGDVVSGSPFTFLDRLLGAGFGVARGLAVMAAIYLGLLWVWGPNGEPEWVRKSETRPAVVEAARIIQELVPERMRSQFLERADQAAGAAAGAAGDAVRGTLGSAMPGMPRDTAPGTAPAQNNPSGNVTGATPSGGEIGYGEGQRHDMNRLLDAIEPAPAGGQGTQGQGN